The Pungitius pungitius unplaced genomic scaffold, fPunPun2.1 scaffold_151, whole genome shotgun sequence DNA segment CTCCCCTGCAGCCTCGTTGGTGAGCTGCCACGTTTTCGGTTAGTTTTGCTTCTCGGGGTTGTTGTGGTTGGCAGTCACTCAGGTGAGGCGAACGCTACCGAATCACATTCCAAACCCGCAGGTAGATCACACAGGTggcaaggaggaaaaaaaacaacaaaaaaaacggctGCTGGTGTCTGCATGTTGTACGTTCATAAATCACACCgggaggtctgtgtgtgttagaaCACATGAATATATGAGATGTACAAATAAGTACTAAAAGCCAAAGTAACATTTCAGCGTCACATTTATTGCATTGACAGCATTTATTGCATTGACAGTTTTGGAGTTTATTTTAATTACCTTATACTTAATCTGCTGGGCAGCTGTTGACGTGTTATACTATTACGTCATAATTAATGTGTTGTGTATCTGAAGTAAACTAAAGCAATCGGTTGTAGTGtagtaaaaaatgaaatataatgtaatatatggAGCAGCgggaaaataaaagtttaaaactGTACCAAACGTACTTTAGTTTCGTCGCACctgagcgcgcgtgtgtgtgtgcgtgtgtgtgtgtgcgtgttatcAGGGTATGATAGGCCAGGAAAGACCCCCACGTGACGGGCGCATGCGTTTATTCTGAAGGAATCACGGAGCCGCGCTTAATGCGGCCCGTCCAGGTGAGAGAAACGAGCGCTCGCGTGGCCTTTTAGCGGGGAGAGGACAAACATTTacctgcgtgtgtttgttttactgtccccccccccccccgtggactaCGAAGTAAATCAGGATTATGTTAGCACTAACACAGAGTGCATTAACTCTCTGttataatggggggggggctaatggcGCGGCAGCGTCTGCCAGGTGTGTGGCTGCTGTATGGCATCCGTTCCCTGGGGAGGGCCTTGCAACCAGAAGCCCTCTGtagcataaccccccccccccagaacaggAGTAGGAACCACTTTGCCACCGGGGGGGGCAGATTTACTACAAAAGCTCGTTCCCTCATTGTTCTTCTTTCTGTGGCTGCTGTGTTTTAAATAATAAGAATTTTATTTGTTCCAGAGCGAGACGATTCTTTTAAGAAGTCAGTTGATCGACAGGAAGGATGTCGGCAGGagtttttaatatttcatatttcgaAAGAATCACTACAtcgatcatttaaaaagaaataattgttagttgcagcaCAGAAAATATGTCAAGACACTTTTAATATGTATAAAAATGTTGAGTAACGTGCTTCACAGTAAGAAAAGCAGTGACATGCACAATCAGTGACGATGGATCGCCGGCGTAGTGATGGAGCAGTGGttcgtggaggggggggtcgggggggtgtaGTAAGACTTACTTGTTAAAAGCAAAGGGAAATGGATCCGCCTCAGGCTGTCACTTAAAAATGTTCCCGAGCTCGTCCCCCTCGTATCCTGTTTGGAATGTTACCGTGTCGCACACTTTCTTTAACACGTCTCCGGTCCCCTTGAGGGATGCTGCCGCCGAGTAATTCGGGGGGGGGCCTCGCCGCTGATGTCACGGTTTAGTTTGGCGTGTTTACACGCTCGCTTCCTGCCTGTTGAATGGAGGACATGGTGGAGATTAGCTTTAACACCAGTGTGTGGTGTCGGCTGCGGTTTTATTCACTGTGAGGTGaggcctttttatttattcagagagcgtgtgtgtgtttgtctggaggtgatggtggtggtggtggggggggggtttagaggtCCTCGTCGTGCCTCGCTGGGAGCCCCAGATGATGCGTGTCAATGCAGCAAATGGAGCGTGGAGAtgaagtgctgctgctgttctacAAAGACACCACTTAGAGGCCTGTCGTCGGCTCCTTTAGGTTTGGAAGGAAGCGAGATGCCGATCACATGACTTCACCTCCAGTAGTCTAGTTGAGACGCTTTGACGTAGCTTAATTATTTTATCTCTTTGAACAGCAACCCTTGAAGCTTGTTTTAACCAGGTGGGGGTTCTGACCATAAAGTGTCTTAAAGCTGCCTTCCATCtattgaccagcagggggcgactcctctgctcccatagaagtctatgagaaaaatGACTCTTGATttctaaacattgtaaacatgagtttatggcttcagtctctagtttcaagtctcctttaatacagcatgatgttcatttaataaTGGTGCTTCAGGGCGGAGAtaacttgtgattgacaggtctctatcaACGACTTCTATGTATGAATATTTTATGTAGAACAATAAATCTATATTATTCCTGAATTACTTTATAACTTTACACACTCAGAGACACATACGCTGCTCTCGCGTTAACAGCCCGAGGCAAACAGGAAGCTGCGGTCACTTTCGTTGATATTTGTCGTCGGCATGACAACCGGGCCCCTCtgaggcccctcccccccccctcacgaggCGAGTGCGTGAGTGATACCTCGACCCAACCTTTTCGCATCGTGTCAGAGGGTGTGGCCCCGCCGAGTGCACACAACCTGTCTCCGGCAGGCTCTCTCTGTCACTCATTCATacgttcacgcacacacacacacacacacgcacacacacacacacacacacacaccgatgatCCCTCgagcaaacaaaacaagcagTGACGTCCGCTCCTTCacactcatcccccccccccctctcaccgtGAAGGCGCCTCCCCACTAAAGCTGCATCTCTGACATTCTGATCATTCTGTCCATTTTAACttaagtgacccccccccccccctcccacacacacacacagactcactgcTTTCACGCGATGGCGTGGCGTCTGCGGTGAGTCACAGGTGAACCTCGACCCGGCCCGTGATTCATGTTCCGTCCCGATGATGTCAGACGAGGGGCGTTTGATTCGAGTCACGTTCGGTCGCTGTAATGACTCGTCAGTATTTTTACACATAGTTACCGTAACATTTATGTAGTAAAATAATCCCGTTAAAAATAGTTAAAAGGCACAAACACGTTCTCTATCTCGTAAATgtcaatttaattattttatgttcTTCGAAATGACAAATGCTTTTTCTGTCAGAAACACAAAGATAAATCCAATTTATTGTAACATGACACACGGAAAATAAGCAAATGCTCACATGCTAGTAACAcaaatgatgaaatgttttgGGAGTTTCTGCCTGAAATGTGACTAAAGTCATTGGCTGATCATAGAAATCAGTCAACAGCCTTTTATCTTTCCGTCGTTTAATCCCTAAAGCGCCTAAAACGTTTTAGTCACATGGTCGACCTCCTTAATCGTATTAGTCGTATTTTGATATTCTTTAGAGACAGAATCAGCTGTCAATCAGTTTGAATCACGAAGGCTGGCTGCTGTACAAGAGCGATGAATGCAGACCGCTGAACCGGATCCATTATGTCGTGTTCAGGCATCATCTTTTCTAATgaaaccaaacccccccccccacccacatcccccccccccgcccccacagcACAGGTGTGATCCATTAGAATACCTACGCTTTACCGCCGCAGCTTTGTGAGTTTTAACAAGTCGATCCGAGTTAAACCGGGTTTTTCAAAGACGTTTTCTGGGAAAAGCTCAACAAAAGAAATACGCCTTTTAAAAGAAGGGCAGGTTTTACTTGGTACCATTTTTTTGCTGCTGAGGTTTGAAAGCCGGGCGCCGTGGAGCCGCCATTAACGCGCCTCGCGTCACACGCAGGTACTCAGCATTCtgtcaaataaccacccgtctGTTTGCTCGCCAGCTGATACGTCCTGGGAGTGATGCACTGGCTTCccctggttgccatggtgattgcCTCGGCCCTGCCATTCCCGCACGACCCCGCGTCCAGGATTGCCGccgcgacgacgacgacggcgacgcCGGAGCCCGGCTTGGACCCCGCCGCGGAGACCCGCCATGACCCGGCCGCTCGCCCCTCGCAGACGGACTACGGCGCGCCGGCCTCCCCCGGTCGCCACGGCGACAGACGGAGCCCCCGAAGCCGCGGGGGTCACGCGAAACCCTCCGCGGACGGGGAGGCGTCCGCGCTCAGAGGGGCGGACCGATCGGACGCTCCGACGGAAGGGGGGACACTCGGGGCCGAGCGTGTCTCCCGGGACGATTCTCCCCCGGAGTCCTCCAGCGGCGTGGACCAGAGGACCCAGAAGGTCGCCGCCGGTCCCGCGGGTCCACGAGGGCCGGGCCCCACGGTTCCCTCGACGAGGCCGAGGGACTCCCCCTCCAGCTTGAACCTGGAGGCCGGGCTGGACGAGATGTTTCTGGACGCGCATCCGCGGGTCCTGTTCTCCCCCTCGCCGTCGCCCCCGGAGCACCCGCCTCTCCTGCTCATGCTGGAGAGcggcctgctggaggaggacggggacggCGGCGAGCAGGACGACATGCACGTCGAGGGCCACGGGGACCGGGCCATCGACAGGACTCCGAGCTGGGCGGACTccgcgggcggcggcggcgccgaggCGGCCCGTCCCGCCAGGAGGGACAAGCGCTCGCACCCGATGGAGCGGCGGCGCGGGGAGAAGTCGGTGTGCGAGGCGGAGAGCGCCTGGGTCACCGACAAGAAGACGGCCATCGACTCGCACAGCCAGAACGTCACCGTCCTGCAGGACATCCAGACCCAGACGGGCCCGCTCAAGCAGTACTTCTACGAGACGCGCTGCCGCGAGGCCGAGCAGTTCGGCAACGGCGGCCGTCCGAGGgtggcgggcggcggcggcggcgcggcggcggcgaggcccGCTGGGACGGGCGTGGCCGGCGCCGGCTGCCTGGGCGTGGACAGGAAACAGTGGGTGAGCGAGTGCAAGGCCAAGCAGTCGTACGTCCGGGCGCTCAC contains these protein-coding regions:
- the LOC119220522 gene encoding beta-nerve growth factor, with the protein product MHWLPLVAMVIASALPFPHDPASRIAAATTTTATPEPGLDPAAETRHDPAARPSQTDYGAPASPGRHGDRRSPRSRGGHAKPSADGEASALRGADRSDAPTEGGTLGAERVSRDDSPPESSSGVDQRTQKVAAGPAGPRGPGPTVPSTRPRDSPSSLNLEAGLDEMFLDAHPRVLFSPSPSPPEHPPLLLMLESGLLEEDGDGGEQDDMHVEGHGDRAIDRTPSWADSAGGGGAEAARPARRDKRSHPMERRRGEKSVCEAESAWVTDKKTAIDSHSQNVTVLQDIQTQTGPLKQYFYETRCREAEQFGNGGRPRVAGGGGGAAAARPAGTGVAGAGCLGVDRKQWVSECKAKQSYVRALTRDANNRTGWRWIRIDSSCVCVLLSRANQAAGREVLTRQGRG